GGAACCATCTGATCGCCTCGATGCGGACGCCGTACAACGGGTTTCCGACGCCGTTCGCGTCGCTGTCGGCGCGGATCGACCGCGCCGGGTCGAGCGAGACCCGCCCGCTGTTCGAGTCGTTCGATCCCGAGATCGGCCACCACTACGGCGCGCCCGTCGAGTTCGCGGGAGGCGAGCGGGTGACGATTGCGGTCGAAACGCCGCCACAGGTCGCACGACACGAGGGCTACGAGACGGCGTTCCTCGACCGGGGCGAGTTCAGTCTACGACTTCCTCGGTAGCTCTCCCTGGGCCGCTCCGGCGGTCGGCCAGCCACACCACGAGCAGGCCGGCCCCGAGCATGAGCAGGCTGACGACCACCCAGTGGGGGTTGTACGCCTCCGTGCCGTGGATGACGTCGTGCAGGCCGAGCAGGTAGTGATCCACGACCCCGTCGAAGACGTTGAACACGCCCGCGCCGACGAGGGACGCGCCGAGGGCGACCAGCGAGGGCAGCGGTTCGCGGGCGCGGTTGGCGATTCTCCAGAGCATCACCGCTCCCAGTCCCGCGATCAGGAGCATCGTAAGCGAGAACAGCCCGTCGAACATCACGTTCGTCCGCAGGCCGTCGTAGGTCAGCGGGTCGTAAAACCCCGAGAGCAGGTGGTGGGTCTGGAAGATCAGGTGGAAGACCAGCACGTCCACGAGGGCTCCGATGCCGAATCCGAGGACGCCGCCCCACAGGAGGAGCGCCCGTCGATACCCGCCGGTGTCGATCATGGGTGCGGTTCGTAGGTCGGCTCCAAAAGCGTACGCCCGGAGAGCGCAACTACGGGATGAGCGTCACCGGCAGGTCGCTCTCCTCGACGACCGCCTCGCTCGCGCTGCCGACGACGAACCGTTCGAGCCGGTTGCTCGTGGTCCGCCCCATCACGACGT
The DNA window shown above is from Halalkalicoccus sp. NIPERK01 and carries:
- a CDS encoding DUF2243 domain-containing protein, which codes for MIDTGGYRRALLLWGGVLGFGIGALVDVLVFHLIFQTHHLLSGFYDPLTYDGLRTNVMFDGLFSLTMLLIAGLGAVMLWRIANRAREPLPSLVALGASLVGAGVFNVFDGVVDHYLLGLHDVIHGTEAYNPHWVVVSLLMLGAGLLVVWLADRRSGPGRATEEVVD